The following are encoded in a window of Salinibacter ruber DSM 13855 genomic DNA:
- a CDS encoding cation:proton antiporter: MPESILLNITVVVMLGIGAQWAAWRFRLPSILLLLLVGFLAGPVLGVLDPQSLRGDWLFAFVSLSIGIILFEGGLSLRLSELREVGSTVFNLITIGVLLTWGLGAAGAYYILEFDVGLSVLIGAILTVTGPTVIVPLLRHVRPKGRVGTIAKWEGITIDPVGAILAVLVLETLILMNDPARAGAGTSAAAEHVAIGLGLEIFVALGISVVATMLLVVILRRRMVPDFLRNPVTLMVVVVAFVVANVLQHESGLLATTLMGIALANQPYVSVQRIIEFKENLQVLLIGSLFVLLSARLEMSALEYIDLRVLIFLGILVVIVRPLAVFVSSFGSNLEWEEKAFLSWLAPRGIVAAAVASLFAYQLRPVYPGAVDGMVPVIFAVIVGTVAIYGLTLAPLARWLDLAEPNPNGLLFVGAAPWVRTVARHVQELGYSVALLDNNPVHVRSAREEGLTAHQGNALSENIVDEITLSGIGHLLITIPNDEVASLTALHFSEVFESTDIYQLAAQPDSRHGGEGVMPGHLRGRPLFGEDTSYQLLKACLNRGDTIEVLTLSDETSDETQEYYSHEDLSNEYEDESVIPLFILRENDTLEIVSETNQFRLRPQDRLLALVGAGTETRGRDHKTPEVEQTKGDGILEIEESSPEPPDDETADATETG; this comes from the coding sequence GTGCCTGAATCCATTCTCCTCAACATTACCGTCGTCGTCATGCTGGGCATTGGGGCACAGTGGGCCGCGTGGCGGTTTCGGCTGCCCTCCATCCTCCTGCTGCTCCTGGTCGGGTTTCTCGCCGGCCCGGTGCTGGGGGTGCTCGACCCGCAGTCCCTCCGCGGGGACTGGCTGTTCGCCTTCGTCTCCCTGTCCATCGGAATTATTTTGTTTGAGGGCGGGCTGAGCCTCCGGCTCTCCGAGCTGCGGGAGGTGGGCAGTACGGTCTTCAACCTCATCACGATCGGGGTGCTGCTCACGTGGGGCCTCGGGGCGGCCGGGGCCTACTACATCCTGGAGTTCGATGTGGGGCTGTCCGTGCTCATCGGGGCCATCCTGACGGTGACGGGGCCGACGGTCATCGTCCCCCTTCTGCGCCACGTCCGGCCCAAAGGCCGCGTCGGCACCATTGCCAAGTGGGAGGGCATCACGATCGACCCGGTGGGGGCCATTCTGGCCGTGCTGGTCCTCGAGACCCTGATCCTGATGAACGACCCGGCGCGGGCGGGCGCCGGCACCTCGGCCGCCGCCGAGCACGTTGCGATCGGGCTCGGCCTCGAAATCTTCGTGGCCCTGGGCATCAGCGTGGTGGCCACCATGCTGCTCGTGGTGATCCTGCGGCGGCGCATGGTTCCCGACTTTCTCCGGAACCCGGTTACCCTGATGGTGGTGGTCGTGGCCTTCGTCGTCGCCAATGTGCTGCAGCACGAGTCCGGCCTGCTCGCCACGACGCTCATGGGCATCGCCCTGGCGAACCAGCCGTACGTGTCCGTGCAGCGCATCATCGAGTTTAAAGAGAACCTGCAGGTGCTGCTCATCGGGTCGCTCTTTGTGCTTCTGAGCGCCCGGTTGGAGATGAGCGCCCTGGAGTACATCGACCTGCGGGTGCTCATCTTCCTGGGCATTCTGGTCGTGATCGTGCGCCCGCTCGCCGTCTTCGTCTCCTCCTTCGGGTCGAACCTGGAGTGGGAGGAGAAGGCGTTCCTGTCGTGGCTGGCCCCGCGGGGCATCGTGGCCGCGGCCGTGGCCTCGCTCTTTGCGTACCAGCTGCGCCCCGTCTACCCCGGGGCGGTGGACGGGATGGTGCCGGTCATCTTTGCCGTGATCGTCGGCACGGTGGCCATCTACGGCCTCACGCTGGCCCCCCTCGCCCGGTGGCTCGACCTGGCCGAGCCGAACCCGAACGGCCTCCTCTTCGTGGGGGCGGCCCCCTGGGTGCGCACGGTGGCCCGGCACGTGCAGGAGCTCGGCTACTCCGTCGCCCTGCTCGACAACAACCCGGTTCACGTCCGGTCGGCCCGCGAGGAGGGCCTCACGGCGCACCAGGGCAACGCGCTGTCGGAGAACATCGTCGACGAGATCACCCTCAGCGGCATCGGGCACCTGCTCATCACGATCCCAAACGACGAGGTGGCCTCGTTGACGGCCCTCCACTTTTCGGAGGTCTTCGAGAGCACCGACATTTACCAGCTGGCCGCGCAGCCCGACAGCCGTCACGGCGGGGAGGGCGTGATGCCCGGCCACCTTCGCGGCCGCCCGCTCTTCGGGGAGGACACCAGCTACCAGTTGCTGAAGGCCTGCCTGAATCGGGGCGACACCATCGAGGTGCTCACGCTGAGCGACGAGACGTCGGACGAGACGCAGGAGTACTACAGCCACGAGGACCTGTCGAACGAGTACGAGGACGAGTCCGTCATCCCGCTCTTCATCCTGCGCGAGAACGACACGTTAGAGATCGTGTCGGAGACGAACCAGTTTCGGCTGCGCCCCCAAGACCGGCTCCTCGCCCTCGTCGGGGCGGGCACGGAGACGCGCGGCCGCGACCACAAGACCCCGGAGGTGGAGCAGACGAAGGGCGACGGGATTCTGGAGATCGAAGAGTCGTCTCCGGAACCGCCCGACGACGAAACCGCCGACGCGACGGAGACCGGCTGA